From a single Sulfolobus sp. E5-1-F genomic region:
- a CDS encoding DedA family protein, with the protein MIYVFKGLSGYIILFILMIGEGLGLPLPSEVIMPLVGYYSYLGSISLYLGIIVGTLGSLVGSIIAYVIGYKLGLPFLKRYGKYILIDEGKIEALHNWFLRYGDIAVFGFRFIPGLRALISYPAGIGQMKIPKFLGFTFLGHIIWDIILSLIGYELANQINFVITLAEKFGNYILIFVVIVIVIYIIMRVLRKR; encoded by the coding sequence ATGATTTACGTATTTAAAGGCTTATCGGGTTATATTATCCTTTTTATTCTCATGATAGGTGAGGGATTAGGACTGCCTTTGCCTAGTGAGGTTATAATGCCACTAGTAGGTTATTATTCATACTTGGGTAGTATATCATTATATCTAGGTATAATAGTAGGTACTTTAGGTAGTCTAGTTGGTTCTATAATAGCATACGTAATAGGTTATAAGCTAGGATTACCCTTCCTTAAGAGATATGGGAAATACATCTTAATAGATGAAGGTAAGATAGAAGCACTACATAATTGGTTTTTAAGATATGGCGATATTGCGGTATTTGGATTTAGGTTCATACCAGGGTTAAGGGCTCTTATATCATATCCTGCAGGGATAGGACAAATGAAAATTCCTAAGTTTTTAGGATTTACTTTCTTGGGGCATATTATTTGGGATATTATACTTTCCCTTATAGGTTATGAGCTAGCTAACCAGATTAATTTTGTCATAACTCTAGCTGAGAAATTTGGGAACTATATACTAATCTTTGTAGTTATAGTAATTGTAATTTATATTATAATGAGAGTATTACGGAAGAGATAA
- a CDS encoding universal stress protein, producing MKRILVGYDGSENAERALDFAIELASKFSAKLFIVEVIDLTLFYNSGVLPPLEATKSLEEKAKKDVKKAIEKARSKSIDAEGITLEGDPANTILEFAKDNQIDVIVIGSRGLSKVQRIFLGSVSNKIVQESKIPVIVVK from the coding sequence ATGAAGAGAATTCTAGTAGGTTACGATGGGTCGGAAAATGCCGAGAGAGCATTAGATTTTGCCATAGAATTAGCCAGTAAATTTTCAGCTAAACTATTTATAGTGGAAGTTATTGACCTTACACTATTTTACAATTCGGGGGTATTACCTCCATTAGAAGCCACTAAAAGCTTAGAGGAAAAAGCTAAGAAAGATGTTAAGAAGGCAATAGAAAAGGCTAGGAGCAAAAGTATTGATGCTGAGGGTATTACTTTAGAGGGAGATCCAGCTAACACTATTCTAGAGTTTGCTAAGGATAATCAGATCGATGTAATAGTAATTGGGAGCAGAGGTTTATCAAAGGTTCAACGTATATTCCTAGGGAGTGTATCGAATAAAATTGTCCAAGAGTCTAAGATTCCCGTAATTGTAGTTAAGTAA
- a CDS encoding aldo/keto reductase: MEDVKKFKYFTVSSLAFGTWRIGGGYWYASHDRDNEWISAIRKAIELGIRVIDTAEMYGNGHAEELVGEAIKGFNRDTLFIVSKVWPSHADYDNVIKSAKNSSKRLGTYIDLYLLHSPSRVPICKTIRAFEKLVDDGVIRFFGLSNFDVDKIERARECVSKYEIVAIQNHYSLLDRDDERKVLAYAEKNGLMYMAYTPLENGILARNEFLASIGKKYNKTAAQVALNWYITGRNSLVPIVKASKISHVEENAGAMGWRLSEEDWREIDEHFREKSYFLDKFVSSLKSIRP, encoded by the coding sequence ATGGAGGACGTTAAGAAATTTAAATACTTTACCGTGTCGTCACTTGCTTTTGGAACCTGGAGAATTGGAGGAGGTTATTGGTACGCTTCTCATGACAGAGATAATGAATGGATAAGTGCGATTCGTAAGGCAATTGAGTTAGGAATAAGAGTCATCGATACTGCTGAAATGTATGGTAATGGTCACGCTGAGGAATTAGTAGGTGAGGCAATTAAGGGATTTAATAGAGATACGCTTTTTATAGTCTCCAAGGTTTGGCCTAGTCATGCAGATTATGATAATGTGATAAAGTCAGCTAAAAATAGTTCTAAAAGGCTAGGCACATATATTGACCTTTATTTACTTCACTCACCTTCAAGAGTACCCATTTGCAAAACTATTCGCGCATTTGAGAAGTTAGTTGATGATGGTGTAATAAGGTTTTTCGGGCTTAGTAATTTCGATGTAGATAAAATTGAAAGAGCTAGAGAGTGCGTTAGTAAATATGAGATTGTAGCTATCCAGAATCACTATAGTCTACTAGATAGGGACGATGAGAGGAAGGTCTTAGCTTATGCGGAGAAAAATGGATTGATGTACATGGCATATACTCCATTGGAAAATGGAATATTGGCAAGAAATGAGTTCTTAGCAAGTATAGGTAAGAAGTATAATAAGACTGCTGCCCAAGTAGCCTTAAACTGGTATATCACTGGTAGAAATAGTTTAGTACCAATAGTCAAGGCTTCAAAAATATCGCACGTGGAGGAAAACGCTGGTGCAATGGGTTGGAGGTTATCTGAAGAAGATTGGAGGGAAATAGATGAGCACTTCAGAGAAAAGAGTTACTTTCTAGATAAGTTTGTTTCGTCTTTGAAATCGATAAGACCTTGA
- a CDS encoding glycosyltransferase family 4 protein: MDLLIINHRDLRHNKAGGAEQVIYEVSRRLVKKGVNITWLSEEVKGLPSEEEIEDIRIIRRGNPLTLHLYAPVEARKHEIVIDSVAHAVPFYSYLVNKNAIALVHHVHQEVVKYELNPIMARIVAFSERSVSNYKNIIAVSNTTKRDLVERLKAREDRIEVIRNGIDHNFYKPGKKASEPVILWIGRLKKYKNPLDAIEVAKRIKAKLIMAGGGDLEKEVMEKIKSVNGEYLGRVSEEEKIRLYQSAWIVIVTSFIEGWSMVTVEANACGTPVIAYNKGSLPEIIKNGVNGYIVEYKDIESISKIINSLIEDEKRIKELWRSSYQESLNYDWDKSSEKYYNYLIRKALD; this comes from the coding sequence GTGGATTTGTTAATAATTAATCATAGGGACTTAAGACACAATAAGGCTGGAGGAGCTGAACAAGTAATTTACGAGGTATCTAGAAGACTAGTAAAGAAAGGAGTTAACATAACGTGGCTTTCTGAAGAAGTAAAAGGTTTACCTAGTGAAGAAGAGATTGAAGACATTAGGATAATAAGGAGGGGAAATCCACTTACCTTGCACCTATATGCACCAGTAGAAGCAAGGAAACATGAGATTGTTATTGACAGTGTAGCCCACGCCGTACCATTCTACTCCTATCTAGTAAATAAAAACGCAATTGCATTAGTACATCACGTTCATCAGGAGGTAGTGAAATACGAACTAAACCCAATAATGGCTAGGATTGTAGCCTTTTCTGAGAGAAGTGTAAGTAACTATAAGAACATTATTGCAGTTTCTAATACTACCAAAAGGGATTTAGTGGAGAGATTGAAAGCTAGGGAGGATAGGATAGAGGTTATTCGTAATGGAATTGACCATAATTTTTACAAACCTGGCAAGAAGGCAAGCGAACCAGTAATTCTTTGGATAGGAAGATTAAAAAAATACAAGAATCCATTGGATGCTATAGAGGTTGCTAAGAGAATTAAGGCTAAATTAATTATGGCAGGTGGAGGAGATCTGGAAAAGGAGGTAATGGAGAAAATAAAGAGTGTAAATGGAGAATATCTTGGTAGAGTTAGTGAGGAAGAAAAGATAAGACTATACCAGTCTGCTTGGATTGTAATAGTAACTTCCTTTATAGAGGGTTGGAGTATGGTTACAGTTGAGGCTAACGCATGCGGAACCCCAGTAATCGCATATAATAAGGGGTCTTTGCCAGAAATCATAAAGAACGGTGTAAATGGATATATAGTAGAGTATAAGGATATCGAGAGTATAAGCAAGATAATAAACAGCTTAATAGAGGATGAGAAGAGAATTAAGGAATTATGGAGAAGCAGTTATCAAGAGTCTTTAAACTATGATTGGGATAAGAGTTCTGAAAAATATTACAACTACTTGATTCGTAAAGCATTAGATTAA
- a CDS encoding thiamine pyrophosphate-dependent dehydrogenase E1 component subunit alpha, producing MIIKPEPSLKDLSYLIESSGLKASDLLNMYKRMLTIRYFEETIRKIYHEGKNPFNMASGIIRGEMHLSIGQEAVAVGTLYEVRDEDVVVSTHRPHHHAIAKGVDVNGLAAEILGRVTGLCRGKGGHMHLFDKTKNFACSGIVGASFPQAAGAAFAFKYSGKDNVAIAFAGEGAANHGTFTETLNVASAWQLPLIIVIEDNKYADSTPKSLVMPTAFHYQRGLAYNVPSYLVDGMDVIDVYSTAKKAIERARKGFGPTLIEALTYRYVGHFEGDGEEYRTKEEVELWSSLDPIRRLENRILRLNYADNEILAKLREEARRQVQDAIDFALKSPYPDPNEALRGVFA from the coding sequence ATGATAATAAAACCAGAACCCTCTCTAAAGGACTTATCATATCTAATAGAAAGTTCAGGGTTGAAAGCAAGCGATCTACTTAATATGTATAAGAGAATGTTAACGATAAGGTATTTTGAGGAAACGATAAGGAAAATATACCATGAAGGGAAGAATCCCTTCAACATGGCTTCAGGTATAATTAGAGGAGAAATGCATTTATCCATAGGACAAGAAGCAGTCGCTGTAGGTACGTTGTATGAAGTTAGGGATGAAGATGTCGTAGTGAGTACTCACAGACCTCATCATCATGCTATTGCGAAAGGAGTAGATGTAAATGGATTAGCTGCGGAAATTCTTGGTAGGGTAACTGGACTTTGTAGGGGAAAAGGAGGACATATGCACTTATTCGATAAAACTAAAAACTTCGCTTGTAGTGGTATTGTGGGAGCATCTTTTCCTCAAGCTGCTGGTGCTGCTTTCGCATTTAAATATTCGGGAAAGGATAACGTAGCTATAGCGTTTGCTGGTGAAGGAGCAGCAAATCACGGCACTTTCACTGAAACATTAAACGTAGCAAGTGCGTGGCAATTACCATTGATAATAGTTATAGAAGATAACAAGTATGCTGATTCTACACCTAAATCCTTAGTAATGCCAACTGCCTTTCACTATCAAAGGGGGTTAGCGTATAACGTTCCATCTTATCTAGTTGATGGAATGGACGTAATAGACGTATATTCTACAGCAAAGAAAGCAATAGAGAGGGCAAGAAAAGGGTTTGGGCCTACGCTAATAGAAGCTCTAACGTATAGATATGTAGGACATTTTGAGGGAGATGGTGAGGAATACAGAACTAAAGAAGAAGTTGAACTATGGAGTTCGTTAGATCCAATAAGGAGATTAGAGAATAGAATATTACGTTTAAATTATGCAGATAACGAAATCCTAGCTAAATTAAGAGAAGAGGCTAGAAGGCAAGTTCAAGATGCAATAGATTTTGCCCTTAAAAGTCCCTATCCAGATCCTAATGAAGCTTTAAGGGGTGTCTTCGCATGA
- a CDS encoding mechanosensitive ion channel domain-containing protein, with amino-acid sequence MSKSSAPKVGSAIGRTIIYIILYVIVSAVIKFLIEVLLPSVHINAISYESYIQILLALAFGYLIVSGISLIFYYSLLSKYGHPAAAAVRNVVRIIGIGALVAAIAGAVAGGAAGVALGGFIGIVIGFASQQVLGQAVAGMFLLIARPFKINDNVNLVGEDGIVEDVSTLFTTVIKSDGTKVLIPNNAIIGNKIYLKPVQQHQKSS; translated from the coding sequence ATGTCGAAATCTAGTGCCCCAAAGGTCGGAAGTGCAATAGGAAGAACAATAATTTATATAATTCTTTATGTTATTGTGAGTGCAGTAATTAAGTTCCTAATTGAGGTGTTATTACCATCAGTTCATATTAACGCTATAAGTTATGAATCATACATACAGATATTATTGGCACTTGCATTTGGTTACTTAATTGTTTCTGGAATTTCTCTAATATTCTATTATTCACTGTTATCGAAATACGGTCACCCAGCAGCTGCTGCAGTGAGGAATGTTGTGAGAATTATTGGAATCGGTGCATTAGTTGCAGCAATAGCAGGTGCAGTAGCCGGTGGAGCGGCTGGTGTTGCATTAGGTGGTTTCATAGGTATAGTAATTGGCTTTGCGTCACAACAAGTATTGGGTCAAGCGGTTGCCGGAATGTTCCTATTAATAGCCAGACCATTTAAGATAAATGATAATGTTAATCTAGTTGGAGAGGACGGAATAGTTGAGGATGTTAGTACGTTATTTACAACTGTGATAAAATCAGATGGGACTAAAGTACTTATACCCAATAACGCCATAATAGGGAATAAGATTTATTTGAAACCAGTTCAACAACACCAAAAGAGTTCTTAA
- a CDS encoding ferredoxin family protein, translating to MMDLLKRLSLNKYNVDKTSHIEVNTDICLTCKDKPCTKVCPAGTYEPSPDGRITVHYERCLECGAALVACPYGAIKFHFPEGGISYKYG from the coding sequence ATGATGGACCTCCTAAAGAGATTATCATTAAATAAGTATAATGTGGATAAGACCTCCCATATAGAGGTAAATACTGATATCTGTCTAACTTGTAAAGATAAACCTTGCACTAAAGTTTGTCCTGCTGGAACTTATGAACCATCACCAGATGGGAGAATTACAGTGCATTATGAGAGATGTTTAGAATGCGGAGCAGCATTAGTAGCATGCCCCTATGGTGCCATAAAGTTCCACTTCCCTGAAGGAGGTATAAGCTATAAATATGGATAG
- a CDS encoding phospholipase C yields the protein MKRLLILILISILLMSINTFHANTVTPIKHVIIIIEENHSFDNLFGTYPFGYPPIINNITLSVMWPDGLYNNYTQLEGTKNGVLSWISVPTIPWFPLSYSHPYYANAYDTTDPSEGWTEYHGDYWFGKPIGFIFYSGPQSMAYFSYQQTGILWDYAEEYALADAYFSPVLGLTEPNRVAYLTGFSPNFYSDEAYNVLPFNETIMYQLEKYNISWGYFVYNLNGTPWPLNAFTGINMVHIYDLSEFFKDLKNNSLPSVSWVMFLGGSSDAYDMHPPYNITAGEIELAKVINAIMESDYWNSSVIFITFDEGGGYYDHITPPAINYYGLGQRIPLLIISPYAKEGYVDNYTISGYTLLAFIDYNWHLPWLTNYVKNSDIQGLLNAFNFSSKPRPPIILSPSNWTYPIPLQYPIHYGYIAVVNSDYKSYAEVYPVPSLQYLLPFEIIGIALIVVKKKLLRPIGILLLLIVLGISIYYYNFYNLYSFIAEYYVYSSLIGVLGGTALLVKGRKR from the coding sequence ATGAAAAGATTGTTAATTCTAATACTAATTTCAATTTTATTGATGAGCATTAATACCTTCCATGCAAATACTGTAACGCCAATAAAACACGTTATTATAATAATAGAAGAGAATCATTCCTTCGATAATTTATTTGGGACATACCCGTTTGGTTATCCCCCAATAATAAACAATATTACGCTCTCTGTAATGTGGCCAGACGGATTATACAACAACTACACACAACTTGAAGGTACTAAGAATGGTGTGCTTAGCTGGATATCAGTACCCACAATTCCTTGGTTTCCATTATCGTACTCCCATCCATATTATGCTAACGCTTATGATACAACAGATCCTTCAGAAGGTTGGACCGAGTATCATGGTGACTATTGGTTTGGAAAACCAATTGGTTTTATATTTTACTCTGGCCCTCAGTCAATGGCGTATTTCTCTTATCAACAGACTGGTATACTTTGGGACTACGCTGAGGAATACGCACTAGCAGACGCTTACTTCTCGCCAGTATTAGGATTAACTGAGCCAAATAGAGTAGCTTACTTGACTGGATTTTCACCTAACTTCTATAGCGATGAAGCGTACAATGTATTACCCTTCAACGAAACCATAATGTATCAACTGGAGAAGTACAATATAAGCTGGGGCTATTTCGTATATAATCTTAATGGGACCCCATGGCCTCTAAACGCGTTTACGGGAATTAATATGGTACATATCTACGATTTGTCAGAGTTCTTTAAGGATTTAAAGAATAATAGCCTTCCGAGTGTTAGTTGGGTCATGTTTTTAGGGGGTAGTAGTGACGCATACGATATGCACCCGCCCTATAATATTACGGCTGGTGAAATCGAACTTGCTAAAGTAATTAATGCAATAATGGAGAGTGATTATTGGAACTCTTCGGTAATATTTATAACCTTTGACGAGGGTGGGGGATATTATGATCACATAACTCCCCCTGCAATTAACTATTATGGTTTAGGGCAGAGAATTCCTTTACTTATAATTTCGCCCTATGCTAAGGAGGGCTATGTGGATAATTACACTATTTCAGGCTATACGTTACTAGCATTTATTGATTATAATTGGCACCTACCGTGGTTAACTAATTACGTTAAGAATAGTGACATACAAGGATTACTAAACGCGTTTAATTTCTCATCTAAACCTAGACCTCCTATTATTCTTTCGCCAAGTAATTGGACTTATCCAATTCCATTACAATATCCTATCCACTATGGTTATATTGCAGTCGTTAATAGCGATTATAAGAGTTATGCGGAAGTATATCCGGTACCTTCACTTCAGTATCTATTGCCCTTCGAAATAATCGGAATTGCGTTAATAGTCGTAAAAAAGAAGTTATTAAGGCCAATAGGTATTCTACTGTTATTGATTGTACTGGGAATATCGATATATTATTACAATTTCTATAATTTGTACAGTTTTATTGCGGAGTATTACGTTTATTCATCACTGATAGGAGTACTCGGAGGAACAGCATTACTAGTTAAGGGGAGAAAGAGATGA
- a CDS encoding alpha-ketoacid dehydrogenase subunit beta: MKIKGIAQAIAEAIKQEMERNDKIVVLGEDVTYWGAVFGFTMGLFEKFGRKRVFDTPITEQTFMGMAVGAASVGLHPVVSLMFVDFLGAGFDQMYNHMAKNHYMSGGQFPMPVTVITAIGGGYGDSSQHSQVLYGLFAHLPGFKVVVPSTPYDAKGLVTKALRDPNPVVVFGHKLLTGLPFLPFEGIEEEVPDEPYEIEFGKAALRREGTDLTIISAGLMVQRSLRAAEMLQRDGISAEVIDLRTLVPLDEETIVRSAKKTGRVLIVDEDYMSYGMTGEVAFRIQARALKDLKVPIGRLAVPDVPIPFSEPLENTVIPSVERIYNEAKKLFQGS; the protein is encoded by the coding sequence ATGAAGATAAAGGGAATTGCACAAGCAATTGCAGAAGCGATAAAGCAGGAAATGGAGAGAAATGATAAAATTGTAGTGTTAGGAGAAGATGTAACATATTGGGGAGCAGTATTTGGATTTACAATGGGTTTATTTGAGAAATTCGGTAGGAAGAGAGTTTTCGACACGCCGATAACAGAACAAACTTTTATGGGAATGGCAGTAGGTGCGGCTTCTGTGGGCTTACATCCGGTAGTCTCTCTAATGTTCGTTGATTTCCTAGGAGCTGGTTTCGATCAGATGTACAACCATATGGCCAAAAACCACTATATGAGTGGAGGTCAATTTCCAATGCCAGTAACAGTAATAACTGCAATAGGTGGAGGATATGGGGATTCCTCCCAGCACTCTCAAGTATTATACGGCTTGTTTGCCCACTTACCCGGGTTTAAAGTTGTAGTACCATCAACGCCATACGATGCTAAAGGTTTAGTAACTAAAGCATTAAGGGATCCAAATCCCGTCGTAGTGTTTGGACATAAACTATTAACTGGTTTACCGTTCTTACCCTTTGAGGGTATTGAGGAGGAAGTTCCAGATGAGCCTTACGAGATTGAGTTTGGTAAGGCGGCACTTAGAAGAGAAGGGACGGATTTAACGATAATTTCAGCTGGATTAATGGTTCAAAGGAGTTTGAGGGCAGCTGAAATGCTTCAACGAGATGGAATCTCGGCTGAGGTAATTGATTTAAGGACATTAGTACCCTTAGATGAGGAGACTATAGTTAGGTCCGCTAAGAAAACTGGAAGGGTTTTGATTGTGGATGAGGATTACATGAGTTATGGAATGACTGGGGAAGTAGCGTTTAGAATTCAGGCTAGAGCATTAAAGGATCTTAAGGTACCAATTGGTAGGTTAGCAGTTCCGGATGTGCCAATACCTTTCTCAGAGCCGTTAGAAAACACTGTTATACCTAGTGTTGAGAGAATATATAATGAGGCGAAGAAGTTATTTCAAGGAAGTTAA